In a single window of the Methylococcus sp. Mc7 genome:
- the smbP gene encoding small metal-binding protein SmbP translates to MKVLNKGIIKGLLIAAFAALFSLSAAQAAEDHKAEAMKHAEAAVSAGAAGNAAGVAEHAKAAKTHAAAANAEKKNPHYDAAITSLNSAIEHGKMGHADIAKKSAEEAVTHLKAAP, encoded by the coding sequence ATGAAAGTTCTGAACAAAGGCATCATCAAGGGGCTGCTGATCGCGGCATTCGCCGCGCTATTCAGCCTGAGCGCAGCGCAGGCTGCGGAAGATCACAAGGCCGAAGCGATGAAGCACGCCGAAGCGGCGGTCTCGGCCGGCGCCGCTGGCAATGCGGCGGGCGTGGCGGAACATGCGAAAGCCGCGAAGACCCATGCCGCCGCCGCAAATGCGGAAAAGAAAAATCCCCATTACGACGCTGCGATCACGAGCCTGAACAGCGCCATCGAGCACGGGAAAATGGGTCATGCCGATATCGCCAAGAAATCGGCCGAGGAAGCCGTCACCCACCTGAAAGCCGCGCCCTGA
- a CDS encoding IS1380 family transposase: MPRFEVKQSSKLQLTSYSGLALIGQCCQAAQVEAVIDPKIPVSQGMRTSDIVKSVVGLLSLGKSDFEAIEPFRNDRFFKESLGLTKVPGAVWLRQRLNAKAEAIRDLADELSLRLLERTEAPITPHKGYVCCDIDTFAMDNSGTKKEAVSRTYQGFDGYTPIAAYLGNEGWNTGLELRPGSRHSAFETHYFYERLFPRIERLVKPDQPVLLREDSGFDGAQLLFAKAAERDRQAALGRSLDFICKWNPRKQDKGDWVKRAEEAGAFAEARPGKRVALLSLEVERAWHKEKRSFRLVAQVTERTIDKKGQHLLAPEVELEGWWTTLSCSAEEVIELYQHHGMHEQFHSELFGSAESFASLRTATAWRPAPFGLVKTDLDLERLPSGKFDTNDVILHLAAFAYNCLRLLGQIGLTGEIAPIRHPAKRRRIRTVLQEIMYRAAKFVAHARRLILDFGRGVAANVAVFVMLQNRLWAAASG, translated from the coding sequence ATGCCGCGCTTTGAAGTCAAGCAATCCAGCAAGCTGCAACTGACCTCGTATTCCGGCCTGGCGCTGATTGGCCAGTGCTGCCAGGCGGCGCAGGTGGAGGCGGTCATTGACCCGAAGATCCCGGTGTCGCAAGGCATGCGTACCTCGGACATCGTCAAGAGCGTGGTCGGGCTGTTGAGTCTGGGCAAGAGCGACTTCGAAGCCATCGAGCCATTCCGGAATGATCGCTTCTTCAAGGAGTCGCTGGGGCTGACGAAGGTGCCCGGAGCCGTGTGGCTGCGCCAGCGTCTGAATGCCAAGGCGGAAGCCATCCGCGATCTGGCCGATGAGCTTTCCCTGAGGCTGCTGGAGCGAACCGAGGCGCCGATCACGCCGCACAAGGGCTATGTCTGCTGCGACATCGATACCTTCGCCATGGACAATAGTGGCACGAAGAAGGAAGCGGTGTCGCGCACCTATCAGGGCTTCGACGGTTACACGCCGATTGCCGCCTATCTCGGCAACGAAGGCTGGAACACCGGGCTGGAACTGAGGCCAGGGTCCCGCCACTCGGCGTTCGAGACGCACTACTTCTACGAGCGGCTGTTTCCGCGCATCGAACGCCTGGTCAAACCGGATCAGCCCGTGCTGCTGCGCGAGGACAGCGGTTTCGACGGCGCACAGCTTCTGTTCGCCAAGGCCGCGGAGCGAGACCGGCAAGCCGCGCTGGGGCGAAGCCTCGACTTCATCTGCAAGTGGAACCCCCGCAAGCAGGACAAGGGGGACTGGGTCAAGCGCGCCGAGGAGGCGGGCGCCTTTGCCGAGGCTCGTCCAGGCAAGCGGGTTGCGTTGCTGTCGTTGGAAGTGGAACGCGCCTGGCACAAGGAGAAGCGCTCCTTCCGCCTGGTCGCCCAGGTGACCGAGCGCACCATCGACAAGAAGGGCCAACACCTGCTGGCCCCGGAGGTCGAACTGGAAGGCTGGTGGACGACGCTCTCCTGTTCCGCCGAGGAAGTGATCGAACTCTACCAGCACCACGGCATGCATGAGCAGTTCCACTCCGAGTTGTTCGGCTCCGCCGAATCCTTCGCTTCGCTCAGGACCGCCACTGCGTGGCGTCCTGCGCCCTTCGGGCTTGTCAAGACCGACCTCGATCTGGAGCGGCTGCCCTCGGGCAAGTTCGACACCAACGACGTGATCCTGCATCTGGCGGCCTTCGCCTACAACTGCCTGCGTCTCTTGGGACAGATCGGCCTGACCGGCGAGATTGCGCCGATCCGTCATCCGGCCAAGCGCCGCCGCATCCGGACCGTGCTGCAGGAGATCATGTACCGGGCGGCGAAGTTCGTCGCCCATGCCCGCCGGCTGATCCTCGATTTCGGCCGTGGCGTGGCGGCAAACGTAGCCGTGTTCGTGATGCTTCAGAATCGGCTGTGGGCGGCGGCGTCCGGATGA